The Sandaracinus amylolyticus genomic interval GACGCCCGAGATCTACGCGCGGGCGCTCGACGAGCGCCCGCCGACGCACGACGCGAGCTGAGGCGGGCGCCCCCGGCGCGCTCCGGATCGCGTCCCGGGCGGCCCGAACGCGATCCGGAGGGCGCCGGACGACGGCCCAGCGCGCCAGGACGCGATCCGGAGAACGCCGGACGACGTCCCGCGCGCCCGGAGCACGATCCGGAGATCGCCGGATGACGTCCCGCGGCCCCGGAGCGCGATCCGGAGCGCGCCGGATGACGTCTCGGGCCCCCAGAACGCGATCCGGAGCCCACCGGAGACCGCCGGGCGCGCCACGACGCGATCCGGAGCGCGCGAGCGCGCCCTAGAGCTCGTCGTCGCGAACGCGGCGCGCGCCGAGCACGGTGCGCCCCGGCACGACGACCACCCGGGGGCGCAGCACGACCGCGCCCAGCGGCCGGAGCGCCGCGATGCGATACGCGCCGGGCCGCAGCCCCACGAAGAGGCCGCTCGCGCCGGCGTCGACCCACCCCAGCGCGACGCCCTCGGCGGCCACGACGACCCGCGCGTCGCTCTCGTTCACGAAGTCGAGCCCCTCGGCGGGCGCGGTGGGATCGCGCTCCGGCAGATCGCGCGGCGGGCGATCCATCGGGGGCACCCGGGAGAGCGCGGCCGGCTCGAGGAATGCGCGGCTGCGGGTGATCGGCACCGGCGGCGGGGGATCGGACTCGTCGGCGCGCAGCGCGCGGCGCGGCAGCTCGACCGGCACGTCGGCGGTTCGCTCGGCGCGCCAGAACCCGACGCGGAACGCCATCGGCGCGCGTCCGTCGCAGCGCCGCATCACGTTCTCGCGCAGGTCGCCCGACCACTCGGCGAGCAGCGCGCAGATGAGCCCGCCGGGGATCTCGCGCTCGGTGTGCGCGGGGTCGCGACGCACCGAGAGCGGCGGGCCGGTGCGCCGCGGGCCGCCCTCGAACCACTCGGCGAGCGCGCCGGGCGGGAGCGAGCGGCCGCCCTCGCGATCGAACACGTAGGACCCGGGGCTGTCGCCGCGGACCCGCACCTCGGAGCCCGCCTCGACCGGCCAGCCGGGCCCGACGAAGCGCGCGCGGAGGCGCTCGGCCGAGACGTCGACGAAGAGCTCGGCGGCGGGGATCGCGAGGTCCGAGCGATCGGCGCCCAGCGTCTCGGGGACCACGAGCGTGACCCGGTAGACGTAGCGCCGCGCGTCGACGGGCTCGTCGCTCGCGTACTCGCTGTCGGGCGCGGGCGCGCGCTGGATGACGCGCGGCGGGGGCTCGAGCGCGGCTTGCGCGGCCTCGGCGGCGGCGGGGTCGGCGATCGGCGGCGGCGCGGGCTCGTCGGCGAGCGCTTCGGGCGGGAGCTCCTCGACGTGCGCGCCGCTCGGCGGGCGCGGGCTCGGAGCGCTCGCGCGCCGCGGCGGCGGGCTCGCGCTGTCGCACCCGATCGCGAGCGCCAGCAGCGCGATCAGGGCAGCGTGCCGGACGCGCGCGTCCATCCGTCGGGAATGCCCGGGCTGCTCGTCGCCACGCCGGCGCCGATGCCGACGCCGCCCGCGACCAGCACCACGCCCACCGCCGTCCAGAACCACCACTGCTCCCAGAGCTCGGGCTGGCGCTCGTGGCCGCCCGGCCCGTCGTCCTCGGGCGCCGCGATCGCGCCGCCGAGATCGACGCCGCGGTAGAGGTCGATCGCCATCTGGCGCGCGGTGACCATGCCCGCTTCGTCGTGGGTGATCGTGCCCTCGCGCGTCGCGAGCAGGAAGCGCGTGCGGATGTCGTAGAGCCAGACCTGCACGTGCATCTCGTGATCGCCGATCGGCCGCACCACGCCGACGATCACCTGCGCCGCGCCGAGCGTGTTGCCGAGGCTGCGGAGGTTCGCGCCCGCGCGCTCCTCGCCGAGCTCGCCGCGCAGCACGCGCTGGAACTCCTGGGACGCGACGAGCTGCGCGCGCTCGTTCGTCGCGAGCTCGTAGCGCACCCGCGAGTCGTTGCCGTCGAGGGTCGCGCGGCGGATGACGCGCTCGTACCCGAGGTGCTTGATCGTGACGTAGTGATCGCCGCGGAGGAGCCCGTCGACGCGCACCGGGGACGGGCCGTAGCTGCGCCCGTCGACGTAGATCTCGGCGCCTGCGGGCTCGGTCTCGACGATCAGCGTGCCGCGCGGTCCGGCGAGGGTGCGGGTGCGGGCGCGCTCGAACGCGTCCTGCGCGCTCGCGGGGTAGCGCGAGGCGTCGAACTCCTGGCCCTCGCGGAACACGAGCACGCGCGCGAAGCCCTCCTCGCACTCGCGGGCGCGGCGCATCTGGCAGCGCGCGACGGCGGCGAGCATGTGCGCGTCGACGAGCTGCTCGCGGCGCACCGCCTCGAGGCGCTGCTCGAAGAGCTCGACGATGCGATCGGCGCGCTCGGCGGCGTCGCGGGCGTCGCCGTTGGCGACCTGATCGGCGAGCGGCTCGAGCTCTTCGATCGCGAACTGCACGTCCTCGTCGAACGGCGTCGGCGAGAGGACGTCGACCGGGTGCACGAAGCGCACGCCGCCGACCTCGGTGAGGCCGCGGCGCAGGCCGATCGACACGGTCGCGCCCTGCCCGGCCGTCGCGCCGCCCTCGAGCAGCATCACGGCGGTCGCGGTGACGCTCTCGGCGGAGCCGCCTTCTTCGTCCTGTGCGCGCGCCCGACCGCCGAGCCCCAGCGCGACGACGAGCGCGATCCCGATCGCGAGGCGACCCGTCATCTCAGAACTCGAGGACGACGTAGCCCTGGGGATCGTTGCCGAGCCCGGGGCCCTGATCCGAAGCGGCGACGCCGATCGCGACGCTCGCGCCGATGACGACGGCGGCGCCGCCGACGATCGCCCAGAACCACCACTGCTCGAATACCGACGGCTCGGAGGGCGGCGGGGTCGTGACCGGCGGCGGCTCGTCGCCGCGCGCCGGGATGCGCTCCGCGTCCGACTGCTGGCGCGCGGTCAGCGCGGCCTGGAGCGCACCGGAGACGAGCTGATCGACGCCGCGCTCGAGATCGCCGACGCCGGTCGGGACCGTGCCCGCGCCGCGCACCAGCCGCCGCCCGCTCGCGACGTCGAACACCAGCAGCTCGAGCGCCGCGCGATCGTCGGAGTCGCCCGGCGAGACGCGGATGACGCCGATGCGCTCGACGTCGAGGCGCTGCGCGATCTCGCGGATCGCTCCGTCCGCCTGGAGCGACGCGACGTCGTCCTGGGGCACGCGCTCGAGCACGTCCGAGAGCCCGGCCGTGCGGTCGTCGTCGACGAGGTACGCGCTGGTCGCCTCGGTGCCGCGCGGGCGCACCGTGATCGCCTGCACGTACGGCGTCGCGCCCGCGCGGGTGACCCGCACGACGTGCTCGCCGCCGAGAAGCCCACCGACGTCGATCGGCGTCACGCCGCGCGCGAGGAAGTCGACGTACGCGATCGCGCCCGGCGGGTCGCTCTCGATGCGGATCGTCGACGCCGGGCTCGCGCCGTC includes:
- a CDS encoding PEGA domain-containing protein gives rise to the protein MTGRLAIGIALVVALGLGGRARAQDEEGGSAESVTATAVMLLEGGATAGQGATVSIGLRRGLTEVGGVRFVHPVDVLSPTPFDEDVQFAIEELEPLADQVANGDARDAAERADRIVELFEQRLEAVRREQLVDAHMLAAVARCQMRRARECEEGFARVLVFREGQEFDASRYPASAQDAFERARTRTLAGPRGTLIVETEPAGAEIYVDGRSYGPSPVRVDGLLRGDHYVTIKHLGYERVIRRATLDGNDSRVRYELATNERAQLVASQEFQRVLRGELGEERAGANLRSLGNTLGAAQVIVGVVRPIGDHEMHVQVWLYDIRTRFLLATREGTITHDEAGMVTARQMAIDLYRGVDLGGAIAAPEDDGPGGHERQPELWEQWWFWTAVGVVLVAGGVGIGAGVATSSPGIPDGWTRASGTLP
- a CDS encoding PEGA domain-containing protein, which codes for MVALLVLACALPAYAQDEDEGGPTLPRRVEMPPEQAEEPAAEPEAPPAQPVARTESAPSQERRVYVISVAMSEGLDAVAQRAGAAARATLRGIDGVDWRHADRLFLGYDDSALEVIDRARERLEAGRQAYLNLELAQAIELLTGAVADFDAAAAALEDPHDLGEALLFLGASLAFEGRARDAARVFGRLHVQMPHVRPDPNVFNPDVIARFEAARPRDGASPASTIRIESDPPGAIAYVDFLARGVTPIDVGGLLGGEHVVRVTRAGATPYVQAITVRPRGTEATSAYLVDDDRTAGLSDVLERVPQDDVASLQADGAIREIAQRLDVERIGVIRVSPGDSDDRAALELLVFDVASGRRLVRGAGTVPTGVGDLERGVDQLVSGALQAALTARQQSDAERIPARGDEPPPVTTPPPSEPSVFEQWWFWAIVGGAAVVIGASVAIGVAASDQGPGLGNDPQGYVVLEF